In a genomic window of Oreochromis aureus strain Israel breed Guangdong linkage group 13, ZZ_aureus, whole genome shotgun sequence:
- the LOC116316573 gene encoding cystatin-D-like isoform X2, which produces MFAWFCVFVCASAAGQTMTGEPRSVPVNDTRVLTAARFAVAEFNKVNAGETFAYKTVAITSAKIQVVAGIKYILDMLLGQTVCSRSHAAADSEPCAFQSRRKEYQCHFVVVEVPWEKSRVLSKNECHQNKS; this is translated from the exons ATGTTTGcctggttttgtgtttttgtttgtgcttcGGCCGCCGGACAAACCATGACCGGGGAGCCCCGAAGTGTTCCGGTTAACGACACCAGGGTTTTGACGGCAGCTCGTTTTGCTGTGGCTGAATTCAACAAAGTCAACGCAGGAGAGACGTTCGCTTATAAAACTGTGGCGATAACATCGGCTAAAATTCAG GTAGTTGCGGGAATAAAGTACATTCTGGACATGCTGCTGGGGCAGACTGTGTGCAGCAGAAGCCACGCTGCTGCGGACAGCGAGCCATGTGCTTTCCAGTCTAGACGCAAG GAGTACCAGTGCCACTTCGTCGTTGTAGAAGTCCCCTGGGAGAAATCACGTGTTCTCTCTAAAAATGAGTgccaccaaaataaaagctaa
- the LOC116316573 gene encoding cystatin-D-like isoform X1 produces the protein MFAWFCVFVCASAAGQTMTGEPRSVPVNDTRVLTAARFAVAEFNKVNAGETFAYKTVAITSAKIQVVAGIKYILDMLLGQTVCSRSHAAADSEPCAFQSRRKASSRTGWCITQRGGVPVPLRRCRSPLGEITCSL, from the exons ATGTTTGcctggttttgtgtttttgtttgtgcttcGGCCGCCGGACAAACCATGACCGGGGAGCCCCGAAGTGTTCCGGTTAACGACACCAGGGTTTTGACGGCAGCTCGTTTTGCTGTGGCTGAATTCAACAAAGTCAACGCAGGAGAGACGTTCGCTTATAAAACTGTGGCGATAACATCGGCTAAAATTCAG GTAGTTGCGGGAATAAAGTACATTCTGGACATGCTGCTGGGGCAGACTGTGTGCAGCAGAAGCCACGCTGCTGCGGACAGCGAGCCATGTGCTTTCCAGTCTAGACGCAAGGCAAGTTCAAGAACTGGGTGGTGCATAACACAACGAGGGG GAGTACCAGTGCCACTTCGTCGTTGTAGAAGTCCCCTGGGAGAAATCACGTGTTCTCTCTAA